Proteins encoded in a region of the Trichomycterus rosablanca isolate fTriRos1 chromosome 26, fTriRos1.hap1, whole genome shotgun sequence genome:
- the rangrf gene encoding ran guanine nucleotide release factor → MARPLFGGAMSAVLPPNTTDISELREIPDNQEVFAHTNTDQSFIIELLEYQSHVQDSQAARYHYEDVASGNKAGRTEVKEVQCVPLSHLSLSECSSAWSLSGVQLISKFNEQAENVVNIHLCLFRLPQFTTDILITFNDPVSISALSSSSGAGADGAWMLQDFQTFVQSFTLLDPGVFG, encoded by the exons ATGGCTCGGCCTCTGTTCGGGGGGGCCATGTCCGCTGTTCTCCCCCCCAACACCACAGATATCAG tgagctGAGGGAGATCCCAGATAATCAGGAGGTGTTCGCTCACACCAACACTGATCAGAGCTTCATCATCGAGCTGCTGGAGTACCAGAGTCACGTCCAGGACTCTCAAGCTGCCAG gtacCATTATGAGGACGTCGCGAGCGGTAATAAAGCTGGACGGACGGAGGTGAAGGAGGTTCAGTGTGTTCCTCTCTCCCACCTCTCTCTGAGCGAGTGCAGCTCGGCCTGGAGCCTCAGCGGGGTGCAGCTCATCTCCAAATTTAACGAGCag gcggAGAACGTGGTGAACATCCACTTGTGTTTGTTCCGTTTGCCGCAGTTCACCACCGACATCCTCATCACCTTCAACGATCCCGTCAGTATCAG tgcgcTCAGCAGTAGCAGTGGTGCAGGAGCTGATGGAGCCTGGATGCTGCAGGACTTCCAGACCTTCGTCCAGTCATTTACACTGCTCGACCCAGGAGTGTTcggataa
- the slc25a35 gene encoding solute carrier family 25 member 35, translating to MDFMLSGAAACGACLLTNPLEVVKTRMQLQGELRSRGSYRVHYRNVFHAFYTIGRVEGPRGLQRGLGPALLYQFFMNGVRLGSYSIIESAGYIHTAGGRVSTLKSTAAGALAGVAGAFVGSPIYLVKTHLQSQSTSTIAVGHQYQHRGMVHALTVIHREHGIVGLWRGSSAAVPRVSVGSASQLSTFSVAKEFITDLQIFSPNSWLVSLCAGMISSVVVVFFMTPFDVISTRLYNQPVDHLGKGELYRGFMDCFSKTLRKEGVFGLYKGLGASYFRLGPHTILSLLFWNQLQSIYYS from the exons ATGGATTTCATGCTGAGTGGTGCGGCTGCGTGCGGCGCTTGTTTGTTGACGAATCCGCTGGAGGTGGTGAAGACCCGGATGCAGCTGCAGGGCGAGCTGAGGAGCCGCGGCTCGTACCGGGTTCATTACCGGAACGTCTTCCACGCCTTCTACACCATCGGCCGGGTGGAGGGGCCGCGGGGGCTGCAGAGGGGACTCGGACCCGCGCTGCTCTACCAGTTCTTCATGAACGGGGTCCGGCTCGGTTCCTACTCCATCATCGAGTCCGCCGGGTACATCCACACCGCGGGGGGTCGGGTCAGCACCCTGAAGAGCACCGCCGCCGGGGCCCTGGCCGGGGTCGCGGGGGCATTCGTGGGCAGCCCGATCTACCTG GTAAAGACTCACCTGCAGAGCCAGTCCACGTCCACCATCGCTGTGGGACACCAGTATCAACACCGG GGGATGGTGCACGCTCTGACGGTGATCCACAGGGAGCACGGCATTGTGGGATTGTGGAGGGGTTCCAGTGCTGCAGTGCCCAGGGTCAGTGTGGGCTCGGCGTCTCAACTGTCCACCTTCTCTGTAGCTAAAGAGTTCATTACTGATCTAcag atTTTCTCTCCTAACAGCTGGTTGGTGTCTCTGTGTGCTGGGATGATCAGCAGTGTGGTGGTGGTTTTCTTCATGACTCCATTTGACGTCATCAGCACACGACTCTACAATCAGCCAGTGGATCACCTGGGAAAG GGTGAGCTGTACCGGGGGTTCATGGACTGTTTCTCTAAGACCCTGAGGAAGGAGGGTGTGTTCGGCCTGTATAAGGGACTGGGCGCGTCATATTTCCGACTGGGACCCCATACCATCCTCTCCTTACTGTTCTGGAACCAGTTACAATCCATCTACTacagctaa